One genomic region from Natrinema sp. DC36 encodes:
- a CDS encoding PH domain-containing protein, with translation MQTTEITESNPNVDAESLEWIVTEDEQVEQISDLDVQWTGMPLFRGGSRTFLVALVFIAVALALATESIAGVTTGPSLVGLESYTLAVEGTSIEIPLWWLSAIPFLVGLIGIAISVRPIVRALRTTYVLTSEKLYVRTRGIRGDGFTKLPLDRVVDTTFHQSSIGRLLSYGTVTFSTFDHTSPEIQCWAIEDPTELHETVLELEASAASPLERKQEYIRVVPSTGERPPREVINQIRPLHDVRRGGVPWWQTLNPLSDPDPLTFEFVIYSDGTDSPIEFYYTCEQHLSTLYDRLNSAYPDSVEIERVTVDFAEKLITPQQYSYDEFETALENGTLQCTPAEVEALVRVRGSKPTLADGGATTIGEQVDRDKTTEENTSTEASDSEASDSESYSPPSSDSSLLLGTQLPSIDLDALRAKEKAENRDPGSLTFALETPVDTGEGVLARPHPDEVEPYGLRWTGSGDPLAAIKKFDQKMGETDRSKASSHAPLTVLIDHFASTNHPIVFQAAFEGEPDLTKEGEYHIDEIEQGRETLWGEATIALEELLRGPKNNESSSSRSESLSESRSERITEIKNEDWGHTFTTNLRVVTVPTNSSLSDTSEIEHGLRNLSTVFDPLAGDYYKLESETLYEKGVLERSRRKRSRRCFDRFLDGEVVAGGRVSRSKPDLHLDPGELCNLVIVPSTEHLTDEAVKETHANPESRTALPGLDTAQRRQYTTGMVLGQDANSAVEGPLRLPPSRQTRHWLLCGATGSGKSQVTYHMLRSLAETTPGPNVLFDPKGDNMCQNYLMAHYKKFGHLDDVYHFRVPETLPAISFFDIRPALEGNDRETAVKEKADHFHELMRMIMGAEKYEQAFVANEILTFLIQALFDPKHGDDVFGLDDLVGAATRMHRHQELPEVSEINADIHDSLAAQFAKDENQFDTTMGAVMNRLNKLKEDRHLHWMLRHKPGREVESTGDDLYGFHQQETHFDFSEFLEEDVTILFDLGDLSLPAQRGFTTVLLSNLWHSIQRRRRTNPENVVNVIMEEAAPFVATELVADQLLPQGRSSGLSLGFIMQYPEQVKKFHNGNGAYEELLTEVHTKLIGDISMKNRFAKTFTHDELSVEDVRNRNNRMAAGEWFTKLVSPGFGEERPAPLTLHSPPIISGHPESDEPLTAVEQQQFDEELLPEVLERTEDEYGLYVPTHEDAMEWSNWSDTDRRAGAPPALDEDESAEIVESNEESEVIEAQQALEKTSLDDGGDDQYDDRDDSSKAETTDDDPVDVANGAAFFDSSTGEEECPVSDDELRRRGLSRDDAIFLKRVLDAMNRDLPEYTLLEGMGELQEDLDGVDVDVLIELGLLEKGKVDRRPYYTVLPDGRELLGETITAQPGIGDLGEKTPHKVGVELLVRWLETLEEVDRVERYYQQSSETIFDAAAFDVDDELVWVGEVEMTSNNVEAVVSDYEKMAAVDADAVWAFPSRDDAGEIVNVLADAERLPENVSGRTANSFSRLQEAVEGFEADGMATIHTFRKLT, from the coding sequence ATGCAGACGACTGAGATAACCGAGAGTAACCCCAACGTCGACGCTGAATCCCTTGAATGGATCGTGACAGAGGACGAGCAAGTGGAGCAGATCTCCGACCTGGACGTGCAGTGGACTGGTATGCCACTGTTTCGAGGCGGATCTCGGACATTTCTGGTCGCACTCGTCTTCATAGCGGTCGCGCTTGCTCTTGCGACGGAGAGCATCGCCGGGGTCACAACAGGACCGTCGCTCGTCGGGCTCGAGTCCTACACGCTCGCGGTGGAGGGAACTAGTATCGAAATCCCACTGTGGTGGCTGAGTGCTATTCCGTTCCTGGTTGGCCTGATAGGCATCGCGATCAGTGTGCGTCCGATTGTTCGGGCGCTTCGTACCACCTACGTCCTCACCTCGGAGAAACTCTATGTCCGCACGCGGGGAATTCGTGGCGATGGGTTCACGAAACTCCCGCTCGACCGTGTCGTCGACACCACTTTTCATCAGTCCTCCATCGGCCGGCTGTTGTCGTATGGAACCGTCACGTTCAGTACGTTCGACCATACGTCGCCCGAAATCCAGTGTTGGGCGATTGAGGACCCAACAGAGCTTCATGAGACTGTTCTCGAACTCGAAGCCTCCGCTGCCTCGCCACTTGAGCGTAAACAAGAGTACATCCGAGTTGTGCCGTCGACGGGCGAGCGACCGCCACGGGAAGTTATCAACCAGATCCGTCCCTTGCACGACGTCCGACGAGGTGGGGTGCCGTGGTGGCAGACACTCAACCCGCTTTCGGATCCCGACCCGCTTACGTTCGAGTTTGTAATCTACAGCGACGGGACGGACTCTCCGATCGAATTTTACTACACCTGCGAGCAACACCTGTCCACGCTCTACGATCGACTCAACTCGGCCTATCCCGACTCCGTGGAAATCGAGCGTGTGACTGTTGACTTTGCGGAGAAGCTCATCACTCCACAGCAGTACTCGTACGACGAGTTCGAAACCGCCCTCGAGAACGGCACTCTCCAGTGTACACCGGCTGAAGTCGAGGCACTCGTTCGTGTCCGGGGCTCCAAACCGACGCTTGCTGACGGAGGAGCTACGACCATCGGTGAGCAGGTCGATCGAGACAAGACTACCGAAGAGAACACCAGTACGGAGGCGTCTGATTCCGAGGCTTCCGATTCTGAGTCTTATTCTCCTCCCAGCTCCGATTCCAGTCTCCTACTCGGCACGCAACTCCCGAGCATCGACCTCGATGCACTCCGTGCGAAAGAGAAGGCAGAAAACCGCGATCCAGGGTCGCTCACGTTCGCCCTCGAGACGCCAGTTGACACTGGTGAGGGGGTACTTGCCCGGCCACATCCAGATGAAGTTGAACCGTACGGACTGCGGTGGACCGGCAGCGGAGACCCGTTGGCGGCAATCAAGAAATTCGATCAGAAAATGGGAGAAACTGATCGGTCGAAGGCGAGCTCACACGCGCCGTTGACCGTGCTAATCGATCATTTTGCAAGCACGAATCATCCAATCGTCTTCCAGGCTGCGTTCGAAGGCGAGCCCGATCTAACGAAAGAGGGTGAATACCACATTGACGAAATCGAACAGGGTCGCGAGACGCTGTGGGGTGAAGCCACCATAGCCCTTGAAGAGCTTCTACGCGGTCCAAAGAATAACGAGTCGTCCTCGTCGCGGTCAGAGTCACTCAGTGAATCCCGATCTGAGCGCATTACCGAGATCAAAAACGAAGACTGGGGCCATACGTTCACGACCAACCTGCGGGTAGTGACTGTCCCCACGAACTCGTCTCTGAGCGACACGTCCGAAATCGAACACGGCCTACGGAATCTGAGTACCGTGTTCGATCCGCTTGCCGGTGACTACTACAAACTCGAGAGCGAAACCCTCTACGAGAAAGGAGTTCTTGAGCGCAGTCGGCGCAAGCGGTCACGACGCTGTTTTGATCGGTTTCTCGATGGTGAGGTCGTCGCTGGTGGGCGGGTGAGTCGATCCAAACCCGACCTGCATCTCGATCCCGGCGAGCTCTGCAATCTGGTGATCGTTCCCAGTACCGAGCATTTGACTGATGAAGCAGTCAAAGAGACGCATGCGAATCCCGAAAGCCGCACGGCTCTTCCCGGGTTGGATACCGCCCAACGCCGCCAGTACACCACGGGAATGGTCCTCGGTCAGGACGCCAACAGTGCCGTCGAGGGGCCGCTTCGGTTACCGCCGAGCCGGCAAACACGCCACTGGTTGCTCTGTGGCGCGACTGGGAGCGGGAAGAGCCAAGTTACGTACCACATGTTGCGCTCGCTCGCCGAGACGACACCAGGGCCGAACGTCCTCTTCGACCCGAAAGGCGACAACATGTGTCAAAACTACCTGATGGCCCACTACAAGAAATTCGGGCACCTCGACGACGTGTACCACTTTCGCGTACCGGAGACGCTTCCTGCCATCTCGTTCTTCGATATTCGGCCAGCGCTCGAGGGGAACGATCGCGAGACGGCAGTCAAGGAGAAAGCCGACCACTTCCACGAGCTGATGCGGATGATCATGGGAGCGGAGAAGTACGAACAGGCGTTCGTGGCGAACGAAATTCTGACGTTCCTGATCCAAGCGTTGTTCGATCCGAAACACGGTGACGACGTCTTCGGGTTGGATGATCTCGTCGGGGCCGCGACGAGAATGCATCGTCATCAGGAGCTGCCGGAGGTTTCGGAGATCAATGCCGACATCCACGACTCACTCGCCGCCCAGTTCGCCAAGGACGAGAACCAGTTCGACACGACGATGGGGGCGGTGATGAACCGGCTGAACAAACTGAAAGAGGATCGCCACCTTCACTGGATGCTTCGACACAAACCCGGTCGCGAAGTCGAATCCACCGGAGACGATCTCTACGGCTTCCACCAGCAGGAGACCCATTTCGACTTCAGTGAGTTCCTCGAGGAAGATGTCACGATCCTGTTCGACCTGGGTGACCTGTCGTTACCCGCCCAGCGCGGGTTCACCACAGTCTTATTGAGTAATCTGTGGCACTCGATCCAGCGACGGCGGCGGACGAACCCCGAGAACGTGGTCAACGTCATCATGGAAGAGGCTGCACCGTTCGTCGCGACCGAACTGGTCGCCGATCAACTGCTCCCCCAGGGCCGATCGTCGGGACTGAGCCTCGGCTTCATCATGCAGTATCCCGAGCAGGTCAAGAAGTTCCACAATGGGAACGGTGCGTACGAGGAACTGCTGACAGAGGTGCATACGAAACTGATTGGTGACATCTCGATGAAGAACCGGTTCGCGAAGACGTTCACGCACGACGAGTTATCTGTGGAGGATGTCAGGAACCGGAACAACCGGATGGCAGCGGGCGAGTGGTTCACGAAACTCGTCTCCCCTGGGTTCGGTGAGGAGCGACCAGCGCCGTTGACTCTGCACTCGCCCCCGATCATAAGCGGGCATCCAGAAAGCGACGAGCCGTTGACGGCGGTCGAACAGCAGCAATTCGACGAAGAGCTTCTGCCGGAGGTGCTCGAGCGGACTGAGGACGAGTACGGGTTATACGTACCGACCCACGAGGACGCGATGGAGTGGTCAAATTGGAGCGATACAGATCGGCGGGCTGGTGCGCCGCCGGCGCTGGACGAAGATGAGAGTGCAGAGATAGTGGAGTCCAACGAAGAGAGTGAGGTCATAGAAGCCCAGCAGGCGCTCGAGAAGACCAGCCTTGACGATGGGGGCGACGATCAGTACGATGATCGAGACGATAGCAGTAAAGCAGAGACTACCGACGACGATCCAGTTGACGTTGCAAACGGAGCCGCCTTCTTCGATTCGTCCACGGGCGAAGAGGAATGCCCAGTCTCGGACGATGAACTTCGGCGGCGGGGGCTCTCTCGAGACGACGCGATCTTCCTCAAACGTGTTCTTGACGCGATGAACCGTGACCTCCCGGAGTACACGCTGTTGGAAGGGATGGGCGAATTACAAGAGGATCTTGATGGGGTTGACGTCGACGTGTTGATCGAACTCGGGCTGCTCGAGAAAGGGAAGGTGGACCGACGACCGTATTATACGGTGCTTCCGGATGGACGAGAGCTTCTCGGCGAGACAATCACCGCCCAACCGGGGATTGGAGATCTTGGAGAGAAGACGCCACACAAAGTTGGGGTCGAACTCCTGGTGCGCTGGCTTGAGACTCTCGAGGAGGTCGATCGAGTGGAGCGATACTATCAGCAGTCCTCGGAGACGATTTTCGACGCTGCCGCGTTCGACGTTGATGATGAACTTGTGTGGGTTGGAGAAGTGGAGATGACCTCAAATAACGTGGAGGCAGTTGTGAGTGATTACGAGAAGATGGCTGCGGTCGACGCGGATGCCGTGTGGGCGTTCCCGTCACGTGACGACGCTGGCGAGATCGTGAATGTGCTCGCCGATGCAGAACGTCTTCCTGAGAATGTGAGTGGTCGAACAGCTAACTCATTTTCACGTCTCCAGGAGGCAGTCGAAGGATTCGAAGCCGATGGAATGGCGACTATCCACACCTTCAGGAAGCTGACCTAA
- a CDS encoding DUF87 domain-containing protein yields MGFLSGLRSRLTSGNKHTLKEIDDETFDRAAAILEANGDDLTKENIREQAEHLLELEEVDEGEFRLGVIQDDTEQSLADRDIIAPRKLKEVSNFFESGYMIRNDKFVRTLTIHGYPERVPLGWLDELYTTNDHVRVTQHIQPRDTGSVLRKLQKRLTQLRARLHKKHKKSQTDTHEEEADRDMVQDLIWDIILGETKLFDFAIYIEVVADTEQELNEATERVVDSLSTANAEAVPLEKRQVESQDALGPLGDDPIKSTQLMQETAIGTMFPFIEPVITDPEGIFYGFDTTDTPVILDRYELSSYSKAIAGTMGSGKTFAEKHEMYHRLMMDPEIEMLVLDPLGDFVDFANDLGGQVIRFGGDNTVNPLEIQRGIDDAVDDPFKKKLRSVMELFRIHFSAVTEQSLSKEQEGILRRAVRLAYLQYGITEETVTHENTSPTIKDLLDILAEIADGGLPSEFLELHEDANDERVWPEIDQLETRFRDGDEQYAYQLLLGLEAFQKGGENDNLTGRTNVELDNRLVVIDMSMFADTGQAPLFMHVMFDWIYQRAASDHDRRTQVTIDEAHYLLRREATTDMIDLFIRHSRHFNTAITLISQTVDEFVAQSDGQSKEAAEKARNVYNLCDIKQIFHHESVSDEMVDFHDLTPSEQTFLTTAQTGEDGGYSEFLLGVNEWSKPLALHVNDYEVSVLDDDLDPWEYLAENRYIDADDARFLAVEDRLEDYKIPESLLEEADLDEIDKESETDEAVVEHADQERADVKTEYYERDISEIAEAGQGATAAVDEGPGEPHEKRAEDSRAEATADQEDDLTTITGIGETYAGYLAEAGVETVGELAVADTESLSEKMSIPHTLLDEWVDAASSICEPETASGESSPTTEVTTDADD; encoded by the coding sequence ATGGGCTTCCTTTCAGGACTTCGTTCTCGTCTTACTTCGGGCAATAAGCACACGCTCAAGGAGATCGATGACGAGACGTTCGACCGGGCAGCAGCGATCCTCGAGGCTAACGGCGACGACCTTACCAAGGAAAACATCCGCGAGCAAGCCGAGCATCTCCTCGAACTCGAGGAGGTCGACGAAGGGGAGTTCCGATTGGGTGTCATCCAAGACGACACCGAGCAGTCGCTCGCCGACCGAGATATCATCGCCCCACGAAAGCTGAAAGAGGTCTCCAACTTCTTCGAATCGGGGTACATGATCCGTAACGACAAGTTCGTCCGTACGTTGACGATTCACGGCTACCCCGAACGCGTCCCCTTGGGCTGGCTCGATGAACTGTATACGACGAACGATCACGTTCGGGTCACTCAACACATCCAGCCACGCGATACCGGCTCCGTCCTCCGTAAGTTGCAGAAACGCCTCACCCAGTTACGGGCTCGCCTCCACAAGAAACACAAGAAGAGCCAGACCGACACCCACGAGGAGGAGGCCGACCGCGACATGGTCCAGGATCTCATCTGGGATATCATCCTCGGGGAAACGAAGCTGTTCGACTTCGCGATTTACATCGAAGTGGTTGCCGACACCGAACAGGAGCTCAACGAGGCAACCGAACGCGTCGTTGATTCACTCAGTACCGCGAACGCGGAAGCAGTCCCCCTCGAGAAACGGCAAGTCGAATCACAGGATGCGCTTGGCCCCCTTGGTGACGATCCGATCAAGTCGACCCAGTTGATGCAGGAGACCGCCATCGGCACGATGTTTCCGTTCATTGAGCCGGTGATTACCGATCCCGAGGGAATCTTCTATGGGTTTGATACGACGGACACACCCGTAATCCTCGACAGATACGAGCTCTCCTCGTACTCGAAAGCAATCGCCGGTACAATGGGTTCCGGAAAAACGTTCGCCGAGAAACACGAGATGTACCATCGGTTGATGATGGACCCCGAGATCGAGATGCTGGTTCTCGATCCGCTTGGAGACTTCGTCGACTTCGCGAATGATCTTGGTGGGCAAGTGATCCGCTTCGGCGGCGATAACACAGTCAATCCGCTTGAGATCCAGCGGGGCATCGACGACGCTGTGGACGATCCATTTAAGAAGAAATTGCGCTCGGTGATGGAGCTGTTTCGCATCCATTTCTCGGCGGTGACCGAGCAGTCGTTAAGCAAGGAACAAGAGGGAATTCTGCGGCGAGCGGTCCGACTTGCCTACCTCCAATACGGTATCACGGAAGAGACAGTGACCCACGAGAACACGAGCCCGACGATCAAGGACCTCCTTGACATCCTCGCGGAAATCGCCGACGGTGGCCTGCCATCGGAATTCCTGGAACTCCACGAGGATGCGAACGACGAGCGAGTGTGGCCCGAGATTGACCAGCTCGAGACACGATTTCGGGATGGCGACGAGCAGTACGCTTACCAATTATTGCTTGGTCTCGAGGCGTTCCAGAAGGGCGGCGAGAACGACAATCTGACCGGCCGGACGAACGTCGAACTCGACAACCGTTTAGTCGTCATCGACATGTCGATGTTTGCTGACACGGGGCAGGCACCACTGTTTATGCACGTGATGTTCGACTGGATCTACCAGCGAGCGGCCAGCGATCACGACCGCCGGACGCAGGTGACGATCGACGAGGCTCACTACCTGTTGCGGCGGGAGGCGACGACAGATATGATCGATCTGTTCATCCGGCACAGTCGTCATTTCAACACGGCAATCACGCTTATCTCCCAGACTGTCGATGAGTTCGTCGCCCAGTCGGACGGCCAGTCCAAGGAGGCCGCCGAGAAAGCGCGCAACGTATACAATCTCTGTGATATCAAGCAAATTTTTCACCACGAGTCGGTCAGCGACGAGATGGTCGACTTCCACGACCTCACCCCTTCCGAGCAAACGTTCCTTACGACGGCCCAGACTGGCGAAGACGGGGGCTACTCGGAGTTTTTGTTGGGTGTCAATGAGTGGTCGAAACCACTCGCACTCCACGTGAACGACTACGAAGTCAGCGTCCTCGATGATGATCTCGATCCGTGGGAGTATCTCGCTGAGAACCGGTATATCGACGCCGATGACGCCAGATTCCTTGCCGTAGAGGACCGACTCGAGGACTATAAAATTCCGGAGTCGTTGCTTGAGGAGGCGGATCTGGATGAGATTGATAAGGAGTCTGAGACCGACGAGGCGGTCGTCGAGCACGCCGATCAAGAGCGAGCCGATGTGAAGACCGAATATTACGAAAGAGACATTAGTGAGATTGCTGAGGCCGGCCAAGGAGCGACAGCAGCTGTAGATGAGGGACCAGGGGAACCGCATGAGAAGAGAGCGGAGGATTCTCGTGCTGAAGCCACAGCGGATCAAGAAGACGATCTCACCACGATCACTGGAATCGGCGAGACGTACGCAGGGTATCTCGCCGAAGCGGGTGTCGAGACGGTTGGCGAGCTCGCTGTGGCAGATACCGAGTCACTTTCAGAGAAGATGTCGATCCCGCACACGTTGCTTGACGAGTGGGTCGATGCTGCTAGCTCGATCTGTGAACCGGAGACCGCGAGTGGGGAATCCTCCCCGACTACGGAGGTGACAACCGATGCAGACGACTGA
- a CDS encoding ATP-binding protein has protein sequence MEETSQPKSVLKKVVVGSISLSLFTANYVIVPLGIIWIVSYFSDPIIALIAIPVIWMATPFTALLLTGGLYPLHGDKPEQADRIWLVGTFIGTAILTAVWFLPAWENNWPASASILAPLRIPSMFDNFWYMGASWLVCVPLMLSVSIGTTVELLDEKNSTGEGEQTDTVDATAQREKAETKPKTSHSSDGATQEQPIPSQLQYGWQSAPDTRFADVGGIEPLKTEIERSAIRPLTRLDAAYERFNISPPNGILFYGPPGTGKTLFARAIAGELGHPYLELSAGDIKSRWVNESTEQVNRLFAEAAQFDRCVIFIDEIDALLASRESDVNREHTQVVNEFLAHLDADDPNYLVIAATNRAELLDEAATRRGRFDQQYELGLPDRDAREAIFRVRLDELPTDLDNTAYRKMAEQTEGVSSADIAGIVDDAAMRAAERDADELTLEDLHMSLPDQPDQRS, from the coding sequence ATGGAAGAAACATCCCAACCTAAGAGTGTCCTGAAGAAAGTCGTTGTCGGCAGCATTTCTCTCAGCCTCTTTACTGCGAATTATGTTATTGTTCCACTCGGGATCATTTGGATTGTATCGTATTTTTCCGATCCGATTATAGCGCTAATTGCAATCCCTGTGATTTGGATGGCGACCCCATTTACTGCACTTCTGCTGACTGGTGGTCTCTACCCACTTCATGGTGACAAGCCCGAACAAGCGGATCGGATCTGGCTGGTTGGAACTTTCATTGGAACAGCGATATTGACAGCAGTGTGGTTTCTTCCTGCCTGGGAGAATAACTGGCCTGCTTCCGCAAGCATCCTTGCTCCGCTCCGAATACCCTCTATGTTTGATAACTTTTGGTACATGGGAGCCAGTTGGCTCGTGTGTGTTCCACTGATGCTATCTGTGAGTATTGGAACCACCGTAGAACTTCTCGACGAGAAAAACTCGACGGGAGAAGGAGAGCAGACAGATACAGTGGACGCGACTGCTCAGAGAGAGAAAGCCGAGACCAAACCCAAGACGTCCCACTCCAGCGATGGAGCGACTCAAGAGCAACCTATTCCCTCTCAACTCCAATACGGCTGGCAGTCTGCGCCTGATACAAGATTTGCGGACGTTGGTGGGATCGAGCCGCTCAAAACGGAGATCGAGCGCTCGGCGATCCGGCCGCTGACCCGACTCGATGCCGCCTACGAACGCTTCAACATCTCTCCACCGAACGGCATCCTCTTCTACGGTCCTCCAGGGACAGGCAAGACGCTGTTCGCTCGAGCCATTGCTGGCGAACTCGGCCACCCGTATCTCGAGCTCTCGGCGGGCGATATCAAATCGCGCTGGGTCAATGAGTCTACCGAGCAGGTCAACCGACTGTTCGCGGAGGCCGCACAGTTCGATCGGTGTGTGATCTTCATCGACGAGATCGACGCGCTGCTTGCCTCCCGTGAAAGCGATGTCAATCGCGAGCACACCCAGGTCGTCAACGAGTTCCTCGCTCACCTGGACGCCGACGATCCGAATTACCTCGTTATCGCAGCTACGAACCGCGCTGAACTCCTTGATGAGGCGGCCACTCGTCGGGGTCGCTTTGACCAGCAGTACGAACTCGGCCTTCCAGATCGCGACGCTCGAGAGGCCATTTTCCGCGTCCGGCTCGACGAGCTACCGACGGACCTTGACAATACCGCATATAGGAAGATGGCCGAGCAGACAGAAGGGGTCAGTAGCGCAGATATCGCTGGGATTGTCGACGATGCCGCAATGCGCGCCGCCGAACGCGACGCTGACGAACTTACGCTCGAGGATCTCCACATGTCGCTCCCAGACCAACCAGACCAACGGTCTTGA
- a CDS encoding orc1/cdc6 family replication initiation protein translates to MLDDEGETSVFVNRDLVEPDTIIDEERIVGRDDQLESVVSFLKPTLQGNRPPNMLLYGPAGTGKSLIIGAVTQQIIELCQSKGKRFGVVDINCQPINTLDQAVFELVQTVAKDVDTKIGVPETGVSTKHKYRRLYKLINEHYDSVIFILDEIDLLVGRRAKDEPAYSKLLYQLSRASNTNEIEGQVSVAALTNDPKFMEDIDGRAESSFNPRDVYFPDYDANQLRQILENRRDAFRSDALTDDVLPLVSAFAAQSHGDARKAIDLFRGAGDLADERGDEKVREDHVRESQEEIDKDRSLKLVEGLTTQKKISLYATASVAHFSNWSGSSVPSPVGFKVYQWITEEIDADQMTRETYVKYVKELSTYGLISSSRKSRGRGGGMYMEFTFTGDPAAMMNRIVDDTRMEAVSDQEDLLRTVINSQLKKFHNQ, encoded by the coding sequence ATGCTCGACGATGAGGGGGAGACATCAGTCTTCGTCAATCGAGACCTTGTCGAGCCAGACACAATCATCGATGAGGAGCGAATCGTCGGTCGTGACGATCAACTTGAATCTGTTGTCTCATTTCTGAAACCGACACTCCAAGGAAATCGCCCCCCGAATATGCTGTTATACGGTCCTGCTGGGACAGGGAAATCACTCATCATCGGGGCAGTCACACAACAAATTATCGAGCTCTGTCAATCGAAGGGCAAACGCTTCGGTGTAGTTGATATCAACTGCCAGCCGATCAACACCCTCGACCAAGCAGTCTTCGAACTCGTCCAGACCGTTGCGAAGGATGTCGACACGAAGATCGGCGTACCTGAAACGGGCGTATCGACGAAGCATAAATATCGACGACTGTATAAACTTATCAACGAACACTATGACTCGGTCATTTTTATCCTCGACGAGATTGACCTCTTGGTCGGCCGGCGAGCAAAGGACGAACCTGCCTATTCAAAACTACTCTACCAGCTGTCACGAGCGAGTAATACAAACGAAATCGAAGGGCAGGTATCAGTTGCTGCACTGACGAATGACCCGAAGTTTATGGAGGACATCGACGGTCGTGCCGAGAGTTCATTTAATCCGCGAGATGTCTATTTCCCAGATTATGACGCAAATCAATTACGCCAGATACTCGAAAATCGTCGTGATGCCTTTCGGTCTGATGCATTAACTGACGACGTATTACCCCTCGTATCGGCATTTGCAGCACAGAGTCATGGGGACGCACGAAAAGCAATTGATTTGTTTCGCGGTGCCGGTGATCTCGCGGATGAACGTGGTGACGAGAAGGTTCGCGAAGACCATGTCCGCGAATCCCAGGAGGAAATTGACAAGGATCGGTCATTAAAACTTGTGGAGGGACTGACGACCCAAAAAAAGATCTCACTTTACGCGACAGCCTCTGTTGCGCATTTCTCGAATTGGTCAGGGAGTTCCGTTCCAAGTCCAGTTGGATTCAAGGTCTATCAATGGATTACCGAAGAGATAGATGCTGACCAGATGACCCGCGAGACATACGTCAAGTATGTCAAAGAACTCTCCACCTATGGTCTGATCTCGTCCTCCCGGAAGAGTCGAGGACGTGGTGGCGGAATGTACATGGAGTTCACCTTCACAGGAGATCCCGCAGCAATGATGAACCGAATTGTCGATGATACTCGAATGGAAGCAGTTTCCGATCAAGAAGATCTCCTCCGAACTGTCATCAACTCACAGTTAAAGAAGTTCCATAATCAGTGA